tgtcgtcaggacctccttgatcggtcttctgcttgggttcccggtgaaggaggagcttcggggtgtcggctgggctgcgcggactcctcttgggatccgatgatggatcccacccGGTGATCCGGAATGGGGttacaatgcagtgaggcggaaaggcTCTCGCCGGGGTacagaaagatccccagggccgcaaggcgtgctgtcgcctgcaaaggcactgacccacgagcccactgcctccctccttcctgggtggagcaggggcctgccttcatctccaaggcccgggggctccggcatctcgacgcggcttccggcgacacgggcaaagagagacagaggctaGTCCGAGCCGGAGccagtgtgaccacacgtggcactgacgtcccccaagagcacatgcagtgagccTGTGTCTCTGAGGCCGTGGtgggcgacgacgagacggacagtgatgtccaggcctgcgcccgggggccactggagacctgcccctCAAAGCGGAGGAAACGCCAAGCGCACCTGAAAacctgcgagacagggcctgTGCTCGAGTCCAGTactcctacttcgccaagtctcagggacccatcccccaGCAACGGTGGCGGCGCAGAGAAGAGCACGGCGCCGGCGCAGGTGCAGAGAGACAGGAGGCTGATGGGGGGAAGTTGAtgcacctggggcagagaaaaaaatgcatcgCCAAGCGGTTTCTGGGTCATCCACTGACGAAAATGTCTTCCTATCAGCCCTTGCGCTGGTTCCCAGGGACCCTGGCATCCGTCGTTGGCGCCCAGGGTGCGCGTCGGGCCACTAGGGGTACCCCAACTcggacagaaggcccatgagtTGAATTTGAAGTTTGTGGGAATAGAGGTGAGGCACCAGGGgcagaaaaaaaacaggagacCTCGCCTCAGACaagcggggcctgggtcccccatgGATTAAAGTGCCTTCCCATTATGCCGTACCCTGGGCAGAGTGGACAGTGACGACCCTGGTTCGAGCCCAGGGTGCGCTTCGGGACCGCTTGCGGTACCAGAAAGCGAACAAATGGTCCATGAGCGGAAGGTGAGGCACCTGAGGCAGAGAAAGTAAAGAAACGCGCCGCCGAGAAGCAGTGTCTGGGTCCCTCACGGAGGAAATTGTTTTCTCCTTAGCCCGTTCTCTTGGCACTGAGGTCCCTGGCGTCCCTGGTTTGATCCCAGGGTACGCCTCGGGCCACTAGTGTTACCCCAAGGTGGGCAGAAAGCCCATAAGGGGAAGGTGAGTCACCtgggacagagaaaaaaaaaacttcgcCGCAGAGAAGCGCGGCCTGATTCCCCACGgacgaaagtgtcttcccatcagtCCCTGCACTGGGACCCGGGGACCCTGGTGTCCCTGGTTCGAGCTCAGGGTGTGCCTCAGCCGCTACGTGCACCCCAAGGAGAGCTTTGGGAGCACAAAGCCCATGAGGGAAGGTGAGTTTTGAGGGAGGAGTGGTGAGGCACctgtcacagaaaaagaaaaaaaaacaacccgcGCCACGGAGAAGcagggcctgggtcccccacgaTGAAAATGCCTTCCCATCAGCTCCTGCTCTGGGCCCTGTGGACCCTGGAGACCCTGGTTCGAGCCACAGGTGGGCCTCGGCCCGCTAGGGGTACCCCCgtgcgcctctctgcgcctgcgccggcgccGTGTGCCTTTGCGAGGGCGGAGCTgccttctcctcagcacagacccggaGAGCATTGCCCGGGCGGAGCTGAGTTCTCCTCTGCACAGACTTCGGAGATACAGCGAAGCGGAGCatgttctcctcagcacagacccgggCGGGCGGGCCAGGGGCACCGCGAGGGTGGAGCTGCGTTCTGCTCAGCACACACCCGGGAGACACCGCGAAGGCAGAGCAGCGTTCTCAGCACAGACCTTGGGGGCACTGCCTCGCTTTGGGACTACTCGGAGCCGCATCAATGGTGAATAAAATCCTTCCTGTTTGCAGCCCTTAATAATCAGGgtcagagaccagttagaaggGTTCAGTGTGGAAAACGGGAAACCAAAAGCCCCTCTGAATCCTACCCACCGAGGTTCTCCCCAGCCAAGGCGAGGCGGCCGCAGTGCGAGATCCACACCGCAGCCTCGGAAGACAAGCGGGCAGAAATCCCATGAGGGGCAGTTGAGGTTTGAGGAAGGCGAGGTGAGGcacctgtggcagaaaaaaaaaaaaaaccgcaccACGGAGAAGCAGAGCCTGGGTCCCCAAGGGACaaaagtgtcttcccatcagccctTGCGCTGGGCCCAGGTGACCCTGGCATTCCTGGTTCGAGACCAGGGTGCGCTTCAGGCCGCTAGGGGTGCCCAAAAGcgggcagaaggcccatgaggggaaggtggtgcacctggggcagagaaaaaaaaaacccagcaaccGCGCCGCCTATAAGCGGGGCCTGGCTCCCCCACAGAAGAAACTGTCCTCACATCAGCGCTTGCGCTGCGCCCCAGGGACCCTGGTATCCCTGGCTCGAGCCCAGCGTGCGCCTCGGCCTGCTAGGGGTACCCCAAGGcagacagaaggcccatgagggaaaggtgagacacctggggcagagaaaaaaataaaaaaactgcgCCGCCCAGAAgtggggcctgggtcccccacagACGAACGTCCCTACCCATCAGCCCTGAACTGGGCCCCGGAGACCCTAGCGTCCCTGGCTCGAAACCAGGGTGCGCTTCGGGCCCGCTAGTGGTACCTCAAGGCGGGCAGaaagcccatgaggggaaggtgaggcacttGGGGAATagcgaaaaaaacaaaaacaaaaacgtcgCAGAGAAGCAGAGCCTGGGTCCCCGAGGAAGAAAGTGTCTTCGCATCAGCCCTTGCGCTGGGCCCCGGGGACCCTGGTGTCCCAGTTTCGAAACCAGGGTGTGCGTCTGGCCACTAGGGGTACCCCAAGTcggacagaaggcccatgaggggaaggtgaggtttGAGGGAGGAGACGTGAGGAaactgtggcagaaaaaaaaaaaaaaaaaacacgccgcggagaagcggggcctgggtccccaacggacgaaagtgccttcccatcagcccctgcgCTGGGCCCCATGGACACTGGCGACCCTGGTTAGAGCCCAGGGTGCGCCTCGTGCCCAATAGGGGTATCCCAAAGCGGGCAGAATGCTCATTAGGGGAAGGTGAgacacctggggcagagaaaaaaaaaaaaaaaaaaaccgcgcCGCAAAGAAGCGGGACCTGGGTCCCCCACGGAtgaaagtgtcttcccatcagcccctgccctgggccccaTGGACCCTGGCAACCCTGGTTCGAGCCCCAGGTGCGCTTCGCGCCCGCTAGGTTTACCCAGAAGCCGGCAGAAGGCCCATGAGAGGAAGGTAAGACACCtggggcaaaggaaaaaaaaaaccgcgCTGCAGAAAAGCGGAGCCTGGCTCCTCCACGGACGAAGGTgccttcccatcagcccctgcgCTGGGCCCTGGGGAACCTGGTGTCCCTGGCTGGAAACCAGGGTGCACCTTGGACCCGCTAGGGGTACCCCAAGGAGAGCAGaaagcccatgaggggaaggtgaggcacctgcggcagagaaagaagaaaaaccgcGCAGCggagaagcggggcctgggtcccccactgACGAAAGTGTCTTTTCGTCAGCCCTTGAGCTGGGTCCCGAGGACGCTGACATCCCTGGTTCGAGCCCACGCTGCGCCTCAGGCTGCTACGAGTACCCCAAGGAGGAAAGAAGGCCCAAAAGTTTCAGCTGAGGTTTGAGGGAGGAGAGATGAGGCACctgtggcaggaaaaaaaaaaaacaaaaaaaacaaaaaaaacaaaaaaaaaaacgcgCAGCGGAGAACTGGTGCCTGGGTCTCCCAGGgacgaaagtgccttcccatcagccactgcgcttggccccaTGGAACCTGGCCTCCATGGTTCGAGCCCAGGGTGCGCCTCGGGCCGCTAGGGGTACCCCAAAGTGtgcagaaggcccatgaggggaaggtgaggcacctggggcagagaaaaaaaaaaaaaaaaactcgccGCGGAGAAGCGGGGACTGGGTCCCCCAAGGACGAAAGTGCCGTCTCATCCGCCCTTGTGCTGGGCCCCGGGGACCCTGTCGTCCCTGGCTCGAATCCAGGGTGCGCCTCTGGCCTGCTAGGGGTAACCCAAAGcgggcagaaggcccatgaggggaaggtgagtcacctggggcagagaaaaaaaaaacacacacacagcgctgcggagaagcggggcctgggtcccccacgggtgaaagtgtcttcccatcaaCCCTTGCGCTGGGCCCCGGGGACCCTGGCGACCCTTATTTGAGCCCAGCGTGTGCCTGGGGCCGCTAGGGGTACCCCAAAGCGGGCAGAAgacccatgaggggaaggtgacccatctggggcagaggaaaaaaaaaacgcGCCACggagaagcggggcctgggaCCCCCACGGAAGAAAGTGTCTCCCCATCAGCCCTTGCGCTGTGCCCTGGGGACCCTGGCATCCCTGGTTCGAGCCCAGGGTGTGCCTCGGGCCGCCAGGGGTACCACAAGGtggacagaaggcccatgaggggaaggtgaggcacctggggcagagaaaaaaaaaactgcgcCGCTGAGAAGTGAGGACTGGGTCCCCCACGGACGAAAGTGTATTCTCATGAACCCTTGCGCTGAGCCCCAGGGACCCTGGCGCCCCTGGTTCGAATCCAGTGTGTTCCTAGGGCGGCTAGGGGTACCGCAAGTcggacagaaggcccatgaggggaagtgAGGTTTCAGGGAGTAGAGGTGAGGCACCTCTGGCAGGTGTCCATCTGTAAACTGTTTATCCATGTGAGCCCTGATGTCCACCAGGGGCTGGATGTCCCCCTGGGGCTAGATGTTCGCCTGGAGCCTGGTGCCCACCTGGGGCCTGATATCCAGGAGAGGCTTAGTTATCCACCTATGGCCATCTGGAGCCAGAGGCCCACCTGAGGTCTGGTGTACACCTAAGGCCTGATCTCTACCTGGGGCTTGGGTGTTCATGTGGGGCCTGATGTCCACCTAAGACCATGTGTTCACCTGGAGCCTGGGTGACCATCTGGGTTATGATGTTCAGCTGGGGCCCAGAGTTCAGCTGGGGACTGGGTCAACCTTCTGCCTGATGCACACCTGGGGACTAGGTACCCACCTGGGCTCCAGTGTTCACTGGGGCCTGCTGTCTACCTGGGGCCTTGTATTTACCTAGGACCAGTGCATCCATCTGGGGTCTGAGTGCCCTCATGGAGCCTGGAGTTTTCCTGGGGACTGGGGTCTGCCTTAGGCTTAAGTGTACATCTGTGGCCTCGTGTCCACCTTGGGACAGATGTCCACCTGGGGACGGATATTCAGTAGGGGCCTGAGTGTCCACCTGGTTTTTGATGTCTACCTGGGGCCTGGTGTTCATCTGAGCTGTGatatccacctggggcctggacATTTGCCTGGAACCTGATGTACAGCTGGTGCCTGAAGTTCATCTATGCCTGGTGTCTCCCTGGGGCCAGGTAGTCAACACAGAGCCTGAAGACCTTCTAGAGTTCAGTGTTCACCTGGGGTCCAAAGTCCACCTAGGGCTTGGGTGTCCAAATAGGGCCTGGTGTCAGCTTGAGATTTGTGTATTTACCTAGGGCCTGGTTGTCCACTTGGGGCTTGATTTTTTACTTGGTTTTTGTGTTAATCTGGGGTCTAgtgtccacctggggcctgggtaTCCACCTAGGGACTATTGTCCAGCTGGAGACTAATGACTACCTATGGCCTGGTAATCACCTAAGGCTTTGTTTCACTTAGGTACTTGGTGCCAAACTGTTGCCTGCTGTTCACCTGGGGTATGGTGTCTACCTGGGGTCTGGATGTCAGCCTGGGGCTTGTTGTATACATGTATCTTAGATATCCAGATAAGGGTCTGTTTTCTGCTTAGGTGCAGCAGTCCATCTGGTGCTTGAGTGTCAACCTAAGGCCTGATGTCTATGTTGGACCTAGGGTTCACCTGAGGCCTGATATCCACCTGGGGCCTCAATGTCCAAATGGGGCCTGATGCCCATCTGGGCCCTGGGTGTCCACCTGCAGCATGGATGTCCACTGGTACTTTATGTCCACCAGGGGCCTAATGTCCACCTAAGACCTGGTGTTCACCTGGGGTCTGATGTTCAGCTGAAGACCGGATGTCCACCTGGAGCCGAGGAATCCACTCAGGGACTGGTGTTGAACTGGGGCCTGATGACCACCCGGGGACAAGGTACACACCAGGCTTGTTGTCCACCTGTCACCAGATGTCCACCTGAGTCCTGATGTCCATCTTGATCCTGTTTGTCCACATTAGGCCTGATGTCCAGCTGGGGCCTAGGTACCCACCGGGGGCTTCCTGTTAACCTGGGGACTGGTGTCATTCTGGGGCCTAATGACTACCTGGGTTGTATTATTCACCTAGGGCCTGGTGTCCACTTGGGGCTTGAGTGTAACCTTGGACCTGGCACCCACATAGGATTGGGTATCAAACTGGCCCGTTGGTGTCCAGTTAAGACATCATGTGAACCTGGCTCCTGAGTGTCCACTTGGGGCCAAATGACTACTGGGGGCCTGAATGTCAACCTAGAATCTGAGGTTTACTAGGGGCCTAGGTATCCACCTGGGGCCTAATGTCCACCTGAGCCTGAGTGTCAACCTGGGGCCTGATGTAAACCTCTAGTTCAGTGTCCACCTTGGGCTTGATGTCAACCTGGAGCCTGATGTCCACCTGAGTACTGATGTTCACCTTTGACCTGATGTCCACCTGTGGACTGTTTATCCACCCATGGCCTGATGTTCACCTGGGGCTGAATGTCCAACTGTGACTTGTTGTGCACCTGGAACCTAGGCATCCACCTGCAGCCTGATGTTCAGCTGGGCTGGGACCCGGAGTTCACCTGAGGCATGATGTCCACCTGAAGCTTGATGTTCACCTGGGGGCTGGGTGTCCACTTGGGGCCCAATATCCACCTGGATTAGGTACCCACCTGGGATCTGGTGTTCACTCAAGACTGGTGTTCAGCTGTGGCCTAATGACCACCTGGGTCACGGTGTCTACCTTGGACTGGGTACTCACCTGGAGCCAGTGTTCACTGGGGGCCTAGTGTGCACCTGAGACTGGGGGATGCACCTGGGGCCTGGTGTCTACCTGGTGCCTAGGTATCCACTTGGGGCCTAATGTTCATCTGGAATCTGATATCCACCTGGGGCCTTGTAATTACCTGGGTTCTGGGCATCCACCTAGGGCTTGAGTATCCTCCTGGGGCCTTGAGTTTTACTAGGGACTTGTGTCTGCCTTGGACCTGGGTGTATATCTGTTGCCTAATGTACACCTTGACAGTGATGTCAACCTGGGGACAGATGTCCTCTTGGGGTCTGAGTGTGCACCTGGTGCCTGATGTCTGCCTAGGGACTTGTGTTCACCTGACACCTGatatccacctggggcctgggtgtcCACGAGGGGCTGATGTTCAGCTGGAGACTGGATATCCACCTGGGGCTTGGGGATCCATCCAGAAACTGATGTCAAACTGGGGCCTGATGTCTACCTGCGGACTAGGTATCCATGTGAGGCTTGATGTTCATCCACGGCCAGACGTCCATCTGATGCTTGATGTCCACCTTACTCCTGGGTGTCTACTGGAGACCTCATGTCCAACTAGAGCTTAGGAACCTACTGGAGGCCTCGTGTAAACCTGGGGACTGGTATGAAGCTGGGTCCTAATGATCCCCTGGGTCGTATTATTCACCTAGGGCCTCATGTCCACTTGGGGCTTCAGTGTCAACCTTAGGTCTTGTGTTCATCTTTGACCTGGTGTACACCTGGGACACCTACGGACTTGGTGTCCAATTGAGGTGTCATGACCACCTGGGGACTGAATGTCAATCTGGGGTCTGATGTAAACCTCTAGTTCAGTATCCACCTGGGCCTGGTCTTCGCTTGGGGCCTGCTGTCTACCTGGGCCTTGCTGTCAACCTAGGGCCTGATGTAAACCTCTAGTTCAGTATCCACCTGGGGCCAGATGTCTTCCTAGAGACTTATATTCATTTTTGACCTGATGTCCACCTGGGGACTTGCTATCCATCCATGGTCTGATATTCACCTGGAGACAGATGTTCAACTGTGGCCAGAAGTGCTCCTGGGGTCTGGGCTTCCACCTGGAGCCTGATGTTTAGCTGGGGCTAGAGTTCACATGGAGAATGATGTCCACCTGAAGTTTGATGTTTACCTGGGGCCTGATACCTACCTGGTGCCCAAGTATTCTCATGTGCCTAACGTCCACTAGTTGGCCTGGTGTTCATCTGAGGGCTTGGTGTCAACCAGTGGCTTTATGTACACCTGGATTCTAGTGTCCTCCTGGGGTCTTATGACTACCAGGAGTCTGGTGTACCCCTGGGGTCTAGTATCCACCTGGAGTCTGGGCGTCCACCTGGAGCCTAATGTTGAGGTTAGACTGAGTGTCAGCCTGAGGCCTGATGTCTACTAGGGCATAGGTATTCACCTGGGGCTTGTTGTTTACCTGGGGACTAATGTCAACCTTGAGCCTAGGTATCCACCTGGGGAATAGTGTCCAGTTGCAGCCAGATGTCCACCTATGGCCTGAAGCATGGTTGTTATCCTAAGGccttgtgttagtccattttcacagttATAAAAAACTACCTAATATTGGGCAACTTatgaggaaaagaggtttaactgacccacagttcttcaggcttaaTAGGGAGCATGACTGGGCGGGTTCAggacacttacaatcatgatgtAAAGCCAAGAGGAAGCAAGCCCTTTTTACcatgtgggaggaggagggagacagaATGGGgatgtgctacacactttcaagtAACCAGGTCTCGTAAGAACTCTATCACGAGAACACCAAgtgggaagtctgcccccatgattcaatcaccatTCACCAGGCCCATTCTTCAAcccgtggggattacaattcaacatgagatttgggtggagacatagaGCCAATATCAGGCCTGATGCCCGCCTGGAGTCATGTCTACCTGAGGCCTTATGTAGACATGAGGCCTAGGCATTCACCTAGGACCTCATGTTAAGATAGGGGCTGGAGTTCTTTTGGTGCCTAGTGTATACCTGGGGCCCAGATGTATAACTAGAGCCTGATGTTTCAGATGGAAACCTGGGCCCCAGGTGCTCATCAGATCCCAGGTGAAAACTCAGGCTTCAGGTGCACATCAGACTCCAAGTGGACACATAGGCCCTAGGTTGATACCAAGATTTCAGGTAGACTCTGGGTCCCAGAAAAACACCCTGCCCTAGGTGGACAGCTGAACCTGAGTAGACATCAGGCCCCAGATCGACATCTGGCCCCAGGTAGATTCCTTGGCCCAAGGTGAATACTCAGTCTCCAGCCCTAGGGGAATTCAGTCTTAGGTGATTAAGGACTGGCGTTCCTCTGGGGCCTCATGTCTACCTGGGCCCTGGGAGTGCACATGGAGCCAGATGTCTATAAAGGGCCTGAGTGTCCACTAGGGCCTGAGGTTCACCAGGAGCATAGACATCCACCTAGGACCTCGTGTCCACCTAAAACCTGGTGTTCACCTGGGGCCTGGGTGACAACCTGGGATCTGATGTTCACCTGAGGCCCAGAGTTCAGCTGGTGCCTATGTCAGCCTGGCACCTGATGCACACGAGAGGACTAGGTGCCCACCTGAGGACTGGTGTTCATGGGGAACTGGTGTTCAGCTGTGGTTTGATGAGCAACTGGGTCCTGGTGTCCTCCTGGCAACTGATGTCCACCTGGGACTGCATGCTTACCTAGGGCCTGGTGTTCCCCTGGGGCCTGGTGTGCCCCTGAGATCTGGGGTCCACCTGGGCCTAGTATCCACTTGGGGCCTCATATCCATCTGGAACATCATGTCCACTTGGGGCCTTGTAGTTACCTAGGGACTGGGTGTCCTTCTGGCACTTGAGTGTCCTCCTGGGGCCTGGGGTTCTCCTGGGGCCTGGGTGTACATCTCTGGCCTGATGTCCACCTTGGGTGGATGTCCACCTGGGGACAGATGTTCACTTGTGGCTTGAGTGTCCATCTTGTGTCTAATGTCTACCTGGGGCCTGGTGTTTGCCTGAGGCCTTatatccacctggggcctgggcaTCCATTTGAGGCCTGATGTCTACCTAAGACCCAGTGTTTAACTGGGGCACAGATTTCTTCCTGGAGCCCGACGTTTATCTGGAGCCTGAAGTTCACCTCTGCCTGTTGTCTACCTGAGGCCTATGTGTCAACCTAGGGCCTGATGACCACCCTGAGTTCAGTGTTCACCTGGGGCCTGACATCTGCCTGGAGTCTGGGTGTCCACATAGGGCCTGATGTTGGCTTGGGACCAAAGTATTTACCTAGGGCCTGGGTGTCTACTTACAGCCTGACTTCTACATGGTTCATTGTGTCAACCTGGGGCCTGATGTCCACTTAGGGCCTAGGTAAGCTCCTTATGACTAAAGTCCACATGGGGGCTGAAACCATCTCAGACCTTGAACCTAGGGTTTAGTGTCGACCTGAGACCTGGTGACCCCCTGGGGTCAAGGTATCCACCTTGGGCCTGATGACCAACTGGGGTTTAAGGATCTACCTAGAGACTGGTGTCAACCTGGAACCTGATGTCCACTTGGGGTCTGGTGTACACCTTGGGCCTGATGCCCACCTTGGCACAGGTGTACACTTTGGGCCTAGTGTGCACCTGAAGCCTGGCTGTCAACCTGGGTCTTGATGCACACCTCTAGTCAAGTGTTAAACTGGGGCCTGATGAAATACTGGAGCCTGATTTACACCTGTGTACTGAGTCTCCAGCTGGGGCCTGATGTCCACCTGCAGCCACATATCCACCTGGCACCAGATGTCTACAAGGAATCTGGGTGTCCACCTTGAAAATGATGTATTCCAAGAGACTAGGCATGCACATTGGGCCTGGGGTCCACCTGGGTCCTGATGTCTACCTGAGGCTGGTATTGAACTGGGGCCTGTGTGTTCACTTGGAGCCTGATGTTCATTTGGAACCTGGTGTTCACCTAGGACATGGGTATCCACCTGGATCCTGATTTTCAAGTGGGTAGTGGATATAGACCTGGGAACTGATGGCCACCTATGCTATAAGTAACCCAACCACCTGGGGCCTGGTGTTCACCCGCAGCCTGATATCCACCTGGTACCTGTGTGTCAATCTAGTGCCTGGTGTCCACTTGAGGACTAGGCAGACACCTGGGGCTTGGTGTTCACCAGGGGCCTGGTGTTCATCTTGCACCCAGTGTCCACCTGGACCCAGTGTATCAACCTGTGGCCTAGGTGGCCACTTGGAGCTTTATGTGCACCTGGGGCCTGAGAGTTTCCTAGGATCTGATGACCACTGGGGCCCAGGTATCCACCTGGGATATCAGGCTTCAGGTGTACACCCAGGCTCCATGTGGACACCAGGCCAGGAGAACGCCAGCCCTTATCTGAACATCAGGTCCTAGATGGATGCCCAGGCTCCATGTGTACATCAGGCCCCAGGTATACACTGGACTCCAGGTGGACACCAGCACTCAATTGGATACACACACTTAAGGTGGATACCAGGCCCCACGTGAATTCCTACACTCCAGGTGAACATCAGGTCCCAAGTGGATACCTGGACCCCAGGTGGATACCAGTCTCTAAATTAATACCAGGCCTCAGATGGTCCTTAGGAGCCATGTGGGCATTAGTCATCAGGAAGTTACCTAGGCCCAAAGTGGACATCAGGCCCCATGTTGACACAAGATCTAGTTGGAAGTCAGGCCCCAGGTGGACACCCAGGCCCTAGGTAAATACTTAGGTCCCAAGTTGACAGCAGGCCCTATGTGAACACTCAGAACTCAGGTGGACATCAGGCCTCAGGTGGACATCTGAGTTCATCTGGAACCTCGTGTTACAGGCCCCATGTAAACACCAGGCCTTAGATGGATACCCGATCTCTAGGTAGACATCAGAGCTCAGATTGACACAAAGACTCCAATAGACATAATGTACCAATGAATATCCAGGCGCCCAGTAAATACCCAGGCCCCAGATTGACACCACGGTCTATGTGGACACACAGGCCCCAGGTAGTAAACAGGCCCAAGGTGGACACAACCATGCTCCAAGTTGACACCAGGCCCCAAGTGAACATCTGGCCCCAGCTGGACACTAGTCCCCTGGTGAATACCTAGTCTGAAGGTTGACATCAGGCCATATGTGAACACTAGACCCCAGATAAACACTTATGCCCTAAGTGGACATCAGGCCTCAGGTGGTTACCCAGTCCCAAGGTGAACATCGGGACCCCGATGGGCACCAGTTATCAAGTGGATTCCTAGGCCCCAGGTGAATATCAAGCCCTAGGTGGATACCGAGCCCCAGGTGGATACCTGGATCCTGGTAGACATCAGGTCCCAAGAGgacactagaacccaggagtacATTAGGCCACAGGTTAACACGAAGGCCCCAGATGAATACCAGGCCAACTTGTGGACATCAGGCCTGAGAAGGGTCCTGTGGACATCAGGCCTGAGAAGGGTCCAGGGCGATATCAGGCCCCAGGTGAACATCCAACACTCAGATGAACATTAAGCTTCAGGTAGGCATCATGCCTCAGGTGAAATCCAGGCCCCAGCTGAacatcaggccccaggtggatGCCCAGAATCCGGGTGCACATCTGGCCACAGTTGGACATTCAACCCCAGGTGACCATCAGGCCATGGGTGAATACACGGTTTCCAGGTAGACATCAGATCAAAGGGGAACATCAGTCCCCCAGTGGACATCAGGCCCAAGGTGGACACTCAACTAGAGGTTTACATCAGGCCACATGTTGACACCTAATCCCAGGTGGACATCAGGCCCCAGCTAGATACCTAGGCTTCCAGTGAATTTCAGACACCAGGTTGACATTCAGGCCCCCAGTGGTCATCTGGCCTCATGCGAACACTCAGACCCCAGGTGCAAATGATGTCTCAACTGGATACCAAACCCCTTGTTTGATAACCAAGGCCCAGGTGGACACCATGTCCAAGGCTGACACTCAAGCCCTAAGTGAATACCAAACTCTAGGTGAATAATTCAACCCAGGTGGTCATTAGGACCCAGCTGCATACCAGTCCCCAGGTTAACACAAGGCCCCCAGTGGGCACCTAGGCACAAGCTGGACATCAGGCCCTATGTAAATACCCGGGTCTCAGGTGAACACCATGCCCCAAGTGGACATCAGGCCCTAGGTGAACACGGGGCCACAGGTGGACATCTAGCCCCTGGGCAACATCCAGCCCCAGGCGGACATAACCATTTCCATGGATAAACCATTCCCAGGTGGATATCAGGCCTCAAGAGGATGGCAGTCACCAGGTAGACATCAGGCCTCAGATAGACACCAAGGTCTCAGATGTACAGCAGGCCCCAACCGAACCCCAGACTCATGTGGACATCAGGCCACAGGTAGACACCAAGCCTTAGGTAGATACCTAACTTCAGGTAGTCATCAGACCCAAGGTGGAGACCTGGTCCCCAGATGGACAGTCAGGCCCCAGGCACACATCAGGCCTTAAGTGGACACCCAGGCCCCAGGTTGATATCCAGTTCCCAGGTGATCACCAAGCCCCAGGTAGACACCAGGCCATAGGTGAGCAACAGGATGCAGTAGGTCATCAGGCCACAGCTGGATACCAGTCCCCGGTGATCACAAGGCCCCAGTGGGACATAGATCTAAGGCAGacatcaggccccaggtgga
This portion of the Pan troglodytes isolate AG18354 chromosome 11, NHGRI_mPanTro3-v2.0_pri, whole genome shotgun sequence genome encodes:
- the LOC112207695 gene encoding uncharacterized protein LOC112207695, producing the protein MGDPGPACLRRGLLFFFCPWCLTSIPTNFKFNSWAFCPSWGTPSGPTRTLGANDGCQGPWEPAQGLIGRHFRQWMTQKPLGDAFFSLPQVHQLPPISLLSLCTCAGAVLFSAPPPLLGDGSLRLGEVGVLDSSTGPVSQVFRCAWRFLRFEGQVSSGPRAQAWTSLSVSSSPTTASETQAHCMCSWGTSVPRVVTLAPARTSLCLSLPVSPEAASRCRSPRALEMKAGPCSTQEGGRQWARGSVPLQATARLAALGIFLYPGESLSASLHCNPIPDHRVGSIIGSQEESAQPSRHPEAPPSPGTQAEDRSRRS